In Leptospiraceae bacterium, one DNA window encodes the following:
- the rmuC gene encoding DNA recombination protein RmuC has protein sequence MGDSIMYIAIGALVLNVLTLLVVLLKKGAVSSQVGDFQNIESGLKVIGTLLERIDKVFREETRATREEFSKYAKDGREETGKSFITFRDYVMKSMGDLGVSQKGQLDTFNQQLIEMTKLNDSKMQSIRETVDNRLKLLQEENSARLEKMRETVDEKLQSTLEKRLSESFTLVSERLEMVHKGLGEMQSLAVGVGDLKKVLTNVKSRGTWGEVQLGNLLEELLTKDQFEKNVITKKDSNDRVEFAIKLPGKEKTTYIPIDAKFPIENYLKLVEASERSDKDQVEEYAKNLEKTLKEEAKKIKDKYIDPPNTTDYAFMYLPIEGLYAEALRRVGLAETLQREFRVVIAGPTTISAILNSLQMGFRTLTIEKRSSEVWELLSAVKTEFGKFGQVLEKISDKIKQAGNELDNAGKRSRVISKKLKEVSEIESSQAEKILGTEDVNLLDED, from the coding sequence ATGGGTGATAGTATAATGTATATAGCGATAGGTGCGTTAGTTTTAAACGTACTGACTCTACTTGTAGTTTTATTAAAAAAGGGTGCGGTCTCTTCTCAAGTAGGAGATTTTCAAAATATCGAATCCGGCTTAAAGGTGATTGGTACTTTATTAGAAAGAATAGACAAGGTTTTCAGAGAAGAGACTCGGGCTACAAGAGAAGAGTTTTCTAAATACGCAAAAGACGGTAGAGAAGAAACCGGCAAGAGCTTTATTACTTTTAGAGACTATGTAATGAAGTCTATGGGTGATCTTGGAGTTTCTCAAAAAGGTCAGCTTGACACTTTCAACCAGCAACTAATTGAAATGACAAAGCTAAATGACTCTAAGATGCAGTCTATTCGAGAGACCGTTGACAATAGATTAAAACTACTGCAAGAAGAAAATTCTGCAAGGCTCGAAAAAATGAGAGAAACTGTAGATGAAAAATTACAATCCACTCTCGAAAAAAGATTAAGCGAATCTTTTACTCTTGTAAGCGAAAGGTTAGAGATGGTTCACAAGGGACTTGGAGAAATGCAGAGTCTTGCGGTCGGGGTAGGAGACTTAAAAAAAGTTCTCACTAATGTAAAAAGTAGAGGTACATGGGGAGAGGTTCAGCTCGGAAATTTATTGGAGGAGCTACTCACCAAAGACCAATTTGAGAAAAACGTGATTACGAAAAAAGATAGTAACGATAGAGTTGAGTTTGCGATTAAACTTCCAGGAAAAGAAAAAACTACATATATTCCAATAGATGCGAAGTTTCCAATAGAGAATTATTTAAAGCTTGTGGAAGCCTCTGAGAGGTCTGATAAAGATCAAGTAGAAGAGTATGCAAAAAATCTTGAGAAAACTTTAAAAGAGGAAGCTAAAAAGATTAAAGATAAATATATTGACCCTCCAAATACCACAGACTATGCGTTTATGTACTTGCCTATTGAAGGTCTATATGCAGAGGCTCTACGAAGAGTAGGCTTGGCAGAGACTCTTCAGAGAGAATTTAGAGTGGTGATTGCAGGACCTACTACAATTTCTGCGATTTTAAATAGTTTGCAGATGGGGTTTCGTACCTTGACTATAGAAAAACGTTCGAGTGAGGTATGGGAACTACTCAGTGCTGTAAAAACTGAATTTGGAAAATTTGGACAAGTATTAGAAAAGATCAGTGATAAGATCAAGCAAGCCGGAAACGAATTGGATAATGCGGGGAAAAGATCTAGGGTAATTTCCAAAAAGCTAAAAGAAGTTAGTGAAATTGAATCTTCCCAAGCAGAAAAGATTCTGGGCACAGAGGATGTAAATTTACTTGACGAGGACTAG
- a CDS encoding YceI family protein, translated as MKFIKISLAFIIFMVYNGTVFSHETEKALVDIKFSIDTRMGLTKGQFRKSELKIKDRKKMLGLVEIDVSSIDTDSVKRDNHLRNEDFFDVTKYSKAVFEIIEVQPSGKDSFLGKGNLTIKNIKKTYSFPIKLERENKSEKFTGKIKINRKDFGIDYSSSINPIQDIADVEFIITIPAK; from the coding sequence ATGAAATTCATAAAAATTAGTTTGGCATTTATTATTTTCATGGTGTATAATGGGACTGTATTTTCTCATGAAACTGAAAAAGCTTTAGTGGATATTAAATTTTCCATTGATACTCGGATGGGTTTGACAAAGGGGCAGTTTCGTAAATCAGAATTAAAAATTAAAGACAGAAAAAAAATGCTGGGCTTAGTGGAAATCGATGTGTCGTCGATAGACACTGACAGTGTAAAGCGCGACAACCACCTTCGTAACGAAGACTTTTTTGATGTAACTAAATACTCAAAAGCTGTGTTTGAAATCATCGAGGTTCAACCTTCAGGGAAAGATAGCTTTTTAGGGAAGGGGAATCTAACAATTAAAAATATTAAGAAAACTTATAGTTTTCCTATAAAATTAGAGAGAGAAAACAAATCAGAAAAATTTACAGGAAAAATAAAAATCAATAGAAAAGATTTCGGAATTGATTATTCTTCTTCTATTAACCCAATTCAAGATATTGCAGATGTAGAATTTATTATTACAATCCCTGCGAAGTGA